The following is a genomic window from Fulvia fulva chromosome 9, complete sequence.
TCCGACAGTGTATTGAGGGATGCAGTCTTGCTGCACATTGACCATCCATGCTTCAGGCTCCTCCTTGATGCCCATCTGGCGCTCGAGGACAGATCGTGCGAGCGCAACGCCCTCTTTCTCGTCTGGGTACGAAGGCCAGCCATTCCACCAATGACCACCCAGCATAACGGTCACTTTCGTGCCTCTGGCTGTCACATGGTCCTGGTGGTTGGGCTTGTCGGGCATATTGTACCAAGCAAAGTCGTTGACGTTGATCATTCTCCCTTGCTCTCGTGCCTGCTTGAGCTGGTCGACGTCAAGATCGTGCCAATTTGCAGGGTTCAAGTCGTCTGTTCCTGGTGAGTAGGCAGTATCAAAAACGACACCGAGCGCCCGCTCTGGATTCTGTTCGAAAGGGGTTGCTCGAGGAATCAGGTAGCCGAAGCCTGGCTCGTGCATGTTCGGCGTGCGGAAATATAAGTTGACAGTCATGACAGTAACCGTCGGGATGGTGGGTATCAACTGCTTGTTGCTCGGTCCTCGCGTGACAGCGTTTAGATGCCATGGCGACAGCGCGGAGATGATATGCGAATGCTTGTGCGAATCTGCCTTGCCCGCAATCTTCACTTGTATGCCGGTATTGCCCTCAGCTTGATCGACTGACTCTACGGCTGAGCTCGTCTTGAACTCTACCCTGCCAGTCTCGAACAGCTTCGCGTACAGCCTGTCTGTGAGCATCTTCAGCCCATCCTTGAAAGTGAAGACTGAATTTTCCCGCAACGTCGCCTTGAGAAGAGGGTCCCACTGATACTGCTTCATCTCTTGCATGAAGTCGGCTTCGCGCTTCGTCATCTTCACACCATCTGCCCTACCCTGTAGCATGCCGTGGACGACGCTACCATGTTCCTGCTCATCTCTCCATAATCGTGGGAACAAGCTCTTGATTGACAGTTGGTACACGTCTCCAGCATACACGCCGTGAATGACACCACTGAGTATGCGATCGACCATGGGCTTGCTCAAGCGCCTCGAGAAGAAGCTACCGATGCTCTCATCTTGCAGACTTGGATCCCGTGGATTCTTCCAGAATTCCTGCAACCCGGCCCATAGCGCGGTCTTGAACACCGGCTCGGTGATCAAGCTCCATATGTTGTCGGCCAAGCCATGAGAAGGGTGTGGCATGCGAACCAGGTGATCGGGGTAATAGAGGAACCGATTGCGAGCGGCAGGTGAGGTGCGTTG
Proteins encoded in this region:
- a CDS encoding Protoporphyrinogen oxidase, with protein sequence MLRRPALRVASSASRAACLPSVVAHPAALTDPSRACSCHYSTDSAPVSHDVGVLGGGITGLASAYYLTRELPNAKVTLYESKENIGGWLQSHRVPVKDGTVLFEAGPRTLRPQSNGVLTASLMQDLDLTMDAIFTQRTSPAARNRFLYYPDHLVRMPHPSHGLADNIWSLITEPVFKTALWAGLQEFWKNPRDPSLQDESIGSFFSRRLSKPMVDRILSGVIHGVYAGDVYQLSIKSLFPRLWRDEQEHGSVVHGMLQGRADGVKMTKREADFMQEMKQYQWDPLLKATLRENSVFTFKDGLKMLTDRLYAKLFETGRVEFKTSSAVESVDQAEGNTGIQVKIAGKADSHKHSHIISALSPWHLNAVTRGPSNKQLIPTIPTVTVMTVNLYFRTPNMHEPGFGYLIPRATPFEQNPERALGVVFDTAYSPGTDDLNPANWHDLDVDQLKQAREQGRMINVNDFAWYNMPDKPNHQDHVTARGTKVTVMLGGHWWNGWPSYPDEKEGVALARSVLERQMGIKEEPEAWMVNVQQDCIPQYTVGHEQRLQQAHNNIWREYKGRLRVAGNWMSGVGVNDCIRSAFDIAKNIRKDGTGLEHIGEKPSVRVKITPRKPGEKEDGD